GCCAAGCTGGGCGTGGATACGGACTCGCTGCTCGTTTCGCAGCCGGACACCGGCGAGCAGGCCCTGGAAATCATGGACATGCTGATCGGCTCCGGCTCGGTCGACGTCGTGGTCATTGACTCCGTTGCCGCACTGGTTCCGCGTGCCGAAATCGAAGGCGACATGGGCGACAGCCACGTGGGCCTGCAGGCCCGCCTGATGAGCCAGGCGCTCCGTAAGATCGCCGGCCGCCTGAGCCACACCAATACCACCGCAATCTTCATCAACCAGCTGCGTGAAAAGATCGGCGTCTTCTTCGGTAGCCCGGAAACCACCACCGGTGGCAAGGCGCTGAAATTCTACGCTTCGGTCCGCATCGACGTCCGCCGCATCGAGACGCTGAAGGAAGGCACCAACCCGGTTGGTAACCGTACGCGTGCCAAGATCGTCAAGAACAAGATGGCTCCGCCCTTCAAGCAGGCCGAGTTCGACATCATGTACGGCGTCGGCATTTCCCGCGAGGGCGGACTGATTGACATGGGCGTGGAACACGGTCTGGTCAAGAAGTCCGGTGCCTGGT
This genomic stretch from Arthrobacter sp. zg-Y1110 harbors:
- the recA gene encoding recombinase RecA, yielding MAAPADRAKALEAALAQIDKQYGKGSIMRLGDEVRAPAETISTSSVALDVALGIGGLPRGRVVEIYGPESSGKTTLALHVVANAQKNGGIAAFIDAEHALDPIYAAKLGVDTDSLLVSQPDTGEQALEIMDMLIGSGSVDVVVIDSVAALVPRAEIEGDMGDSHVGLQARLMSQALRKIAGRLSHTNTTAIFINQLREKIGVFFGSPETTTGGKALKFYASVRIDVRRIETLKEGTNPVGNRTRAKIVKNKMAPPFKQAEFDIMYGVGISREGGLIDMGVEHGLVKKSGAWFTYDGDQLGQGKENSRNFLKDNPDLADELERRIREKLGIGVPAAEEPAAPKLKAVGKDS